In Saccharomyces cerevisiae S288C chromosome XV, complete sequence, the following proteins share a genomic window:
- the CDC31 gene encoding centrin (Calcium-binding component of the spindle pole body (SPB) half-bridge; required for SPB duplication in mitosis and meiosis II; homolog of mammalian centrin; binds multiubiquitinated proteins and is involved in proteasomal protein degradation) has protein sequence MSKNRSSLQSGPLNSELLEEQKQEIYEAFSLFDMNNDGFLDYHELKVAMKALGFELPKREILDLIDEYDSEGRHLMKYDDFYIVMGEKILKRDPLDEIKRAFQLFDDDHTGKISIKNLRRVAKELGETLTDEELRAMIEEFDLDGDGEINENEFIAICTDS, from the coding sequence ATGAGTAAGAACAGGTCATCGCTACAGTCTGGTCCACTTAATAGCGAGTTATTGGAGGAGCAAAAGCAAGAAATATATGAGGCGTTTTCATTGTTCGATATGAACAATGATGGGTTCCTCGATTACCACGAGTTGAAAGTAGCAATGAAGGCCCTGGGATTTGAGCTACCCAAGAGAGAAATACTTGACTTAATAGATGAATATGATAGTGAGGGGCGGCATTTGATGAAGTATGATGATTTTTATATTGTAATGGgggaaaaaatattgaagagAGATCCGTtagatgaaataaaaagggCATTCCAATTATTTGATGACGACCATACTGGGAAAATAAGTATTAAAAACTTGAGGCGTGTAGCTAAAGAATTAGGAGAAACTTTGACGGATGAAGAGCTGAGAGCGATGATTGAAGAGTTTGATTTGGATGGTGATGGCGAGATTAATGAAAACGAATTTATAGCTATTTGCACCGATAGTTAA
- the HNT3 gene encoding DNA 5'-adenosine monophosphate hydrolase (DNA 5' AMP hydrolase involved in DNA repair; member of the histidine triad (HIT) superfamily of nucleotide-binding proteins; homolog of Aprataxin, a Hint related protein that is mutated in individuals with ataxia with oculomotor apraxia; relative distribution to nuclear foci decreases upon DNA replication stress), producing the protein MSWRYALKNYVTSPETVNDDTVTYFDDKVSIIRDSFPKSECHLLILPRTMQLSRSHPTKVIDAKFKNEFESYVNSAIDHIFRHFQEKFRIKKSDDDKDPCWDDILKDKNKFVRNFVQVGIHSVPSMANLHIHVISKDFHSVRLKNKKHYNSFNTGFFISWDDLPLNGKNLGTDKEIETTYLKEHDLLCCYCQRNFSNKFSLLKKHLELEFNSHFELK; encoded by the coding sequence ATGTCATGGAGGTATGCGTTAAAAAACTACGTTACCAGCCCAGAAACGGTAAACGATGATACAGTCACATACTTTGATGATAAAGTGTCCATAATTAGAGACTCGTTTCCTAAATCAGAGTGCCATTTATTGATTCTACCACGAACTATGCAGCTGAGTAGAAGTCATCCTACTAAAGTGATTGATGCTAAGTTTAAGAATGAGTTTGAATCATACGTTAATTCTGCGATTGACCACATCTTTAGgcattttcaagaaaagttCCGAATAAAGAAGagtgatgatgacaaaGACCCCTGCTGGGATGACATATTAAAAGACAAAAACAAGTTTGTAAGAAATTTTGTACAAGTTGGGATACACAGCGTGCCTTCGATGGCCAACTTACATATACACGTCATATCCAAAGATTTCCATTCGGTAAGattgaagaacaaaaaacatTATAATTCATTTAATACTGGATTCTTCATTAGTTGGGACGATTTACCATTGAACGGAAAAAATTTGGGCACTGACAAGGAAATTGAAACTACGTACCTGAAAGAACACGATTTACTTTGCTGCTATTGTCAGCGAAATTTTAGTAATAAATTTAGcttattgaaaaagcatTTAGAACTAGAGTTCAATAGCCATTTCGAGCTTAAATAA
- the RPT4 gene encoding proteasome regulatory particle base subunit RPT4 (ATPase of the 19S regulatory particle of the 26S proteasome; one of six ATPases of the regulatory particle; involved in degradation of ubiquitinated substrates; contributes preferentially to ERAD; required for spindle pole body duplication; mainly nuclear localization) has translation MSEEQDPLLAGLGETSGDNHTQQSHEQQPEQPQETEEHHEEEPSRVDPEQEAHNKALNQFKRKLLEHRRYDDQLKQRRQNIRDLEKLYDKTENDIKALQSIGQLIGEVMKELSEEKYIVKASSGPRYIVGVRNSVDRSKLKKGVRVTLDITTLTIMRILPRETDPLVYNMTSFEQGEITFDGIGGLTEQIRELREVIELPLKNPEIFQRVGIKPPKGVLLYGPPGTGKTLLAKAVAATIGANFIFSPASGIVDKYIGESARIIREMFAYAKEHEPCIIFMDEVDAIGGRRFSEGTSADREIQRTLMELLTQMDGFDNLGQTKIIMATNRPDTLDPALLRPGRLDRKVEIPLPNEAGRLEIFKIHTAKVKKTGEFDFEAAVKMSDGFNGADIRNCATEAGFFAIRDDRDHINPDDLMKAVRKVAEVKKLEGTIEYQKL, from the coding sequence ATGAGTGAAGAACAGGACCCTTTATTAGCAGGATTGGGGGAAACGTCCGGCGACAATCACACCCAACAGTCACACGAACAACAACCAGAACAACCACAGGAAACGGAAGAACATCATGAAGAGGAGCCTTCTAGAGTGGATCCTGAACAGGAGGCCCATAACAAGGCCTTGAATCAATTCAAGAGAAAGCTGCTAGAACACAGAAGGTATGATGATCAATTGAAGCAGCGCCGTCAAAATATACGAGATCTAGAGAAGTTATATGACAAGACTGAAAACGACATAAAAGCTTTGCAAAGTATTGGACAATTGATTGGCGAAGTCATGAAGGAATTATCTGAAGAGAAATATATAGTGAAGGCCTCTTCGGGCCCACGTTATATTGTCGGAGTTAGGAATTCGGTAGATCGCTCTAAATTAAAGAAAGGGGTGAGAGTCACCTTAGATATCACCACTTTGACTATAATGAGAATTTTGCCCAGAGAGACAGATCCACTGGTGTATAATATGACCAGTTTTGAACAAGGTGAAATCACTTTTGATGGTATTGGTGGTTTGACTGAGCAAATCAGAGAATTAAGGGAGGTTATAGAATTACCATTGAAGAACCCAGAAATTTTCCAGAGGGTCGGTATCAAACCTCCAAAGGGTGTGCTACTATATGGTCCCCCTGGTACTGGTAAAACTTTACTAGCGAAGGCAGTTGCTGCTACGATTGGAGCCaacttcattttctctCCAGCGTCTGGTATTGTGGATAAATACATTGGTGAGTCTGCTCGTATTATTAGAGAAATGTTTGCATATGCAAAGGAACACGAACCTTGCATCATTTTTATGGATGAAGTGGATGCTATTGGTGGTAGAAGATTCAGTGAAGGTACTTCAGCAGACCGTGAAATTCAACGTACGTTGATGGAGTTGTTGACCCAGATGGATGGTTTTGATAATCTTGGACAGACTAAAATCATCATGGCTACGAATAGACCAGATACTTTAGATCCTGCTTTGTTGAGGCCCGGTAGACTAGACAGGAAAGTTGAAATCCCATTGCCAAATGAGGCCGGCAGAttagaaattttcaaaattcatacTGCAAAAGTCAAAAAAACAGGGGAATTTGACTTCGAGGCTGCTGTAAAAATGAGTGATGGTTTCAATGGTGCTGATATTCGTAACTGTGCAACTGAAGCAGGTTTTTTCGCCATAAGAGATGACCGTGATCACATCAACCCTGATGATTTAATGAAAGCCGTAAGAAAAGTAGCTGAAGTTAAGAAATTGGAAGGCACTATAGAATACCAAAAATTATGA
- the GCD1 gene encoding translation initiation factor eIF2B subunit gamma (Gamma subunit of the translation initiation factor eIF2B; the guanine-nucleotide exchange factor for eIF2; activity subsequently regulated by phosphorylated eIF2; first identified as a negative regulator of GCN4 expression): MSIQAFVFCGKGSNLAPFTQPDFPFQTQNKDSTAATSGDKLNELVNSALDSTVINEFMQHSTRLPKALLPIGNRPMIEYVLDWCDQADFKEISVVAPVDEIELIESGLTSFLSLRKQQFELIYKALSNSNHSHHLQDPKKINFIPSKANSTGESLQKELLPRINGDFVILPCDFVTDIPPQVLVDQFRNRDDNNLAMTIYYKNSLDSSIDKKQQQKQKQQQFFTVYSENEDSERQPILLDVYSQRDVTKTKYLQIRSHLLWNYPNLTVSTKLLNSFIYFCSFELCQLLKLGPQSMSRQASFKDPFTGNQQQQNPPTTDDDEDRNHDDDDDYKPSATSIQPTYFKKKNDLILDPINCNKSLSKVFRDLSRRSWQHSKPREPIGIFILPNETLFIRANNLNAYMDANRFVLKIKSQTMFTKNIQIQSAAIGADAIVDPKCQISAHSNVKMSVLGTQANIGSRCRVAGSLLFPGVHLGDEVILENCIIGPMAKIGSKCKLSNCYIEGHYVVEPKNNFKGETLANVYLDEDEEDELIYDDSVIAGESEIAEETDSDDRSDEDSDDSEYTDEYEYEDDGLFER; the protein is encoded by the coding sequence ATGTCAATTCAGGCTTTTGTCTTTTGCGGTAAAGGTTCCAATTTGGCTCCCTTCACCCAGCCAGATTTTCCATTCCAAACGCAGAACAAAGACAGTACAGCTGCCACGAGCGGTGACAAACTTAATGAGTTGGTCAATAGCGCCCTCGATTCAACTGTCATAAATGAGTTCATGCAACATTCAACGCGCTTGCCCAAGGCTCTTTTGCCCATCGGTAATAGACCTATGATTGAATACGTCTTGGATTGGTGTGATCAGGcagatttcaaagaaatcagTGTGGTCGCACCCGTTGACGAAATCGAATTAATTGAAAGTGGACTGACTTCGTTTTTGTCCCTAAGAAAGCAACAATTTGAACTAATATACAAGGCTTTGTCAAATTCCAACCACAGTCATCACTTGCAAGATCCTAAGAAAATTAATTTCATCCCTTCGAAGGCAAATTCTACAGGTGAGTCCTTGCAAAAAGAGCTTTTGCCTAGAATCAATGGCGATTTTGTAATCTTGCCCTGTGATTTTGTCACAGATATACCTCCACAAGTCTTGGTCGATCAATTTAGGAATAGGGATGATAATAACCTAGCAATGACTATCTACTATAAGAACTCTTTAGATAGTAGTATCGATAAAAAGCAACAGCAAAAGCAAAAACAACAGCAATTTTTCACTGTTTATTCAGAAAACGAAGACTCAGAGAGGCAGCCAATACTTTTGGACGTTTATTCTCAAAGGGACGTCACAAAGACAAAATATCTACAGATCAGATCTCATTTATTATGGAACTATCCAAATTTAACAGTATCCACTAAGTTACTGAACTCATTCATCTACTTTTGTTCCTTTGAACTTTGCCAGTTGTTAAAATTAGGACCTCAATCAATGTCAAGACAAGCTTCATTCAAAGATCCATTTACTGGAaaccaacaacagcaaaaCCCTCCTACtactgatgatgatgaagatcGCAATcatgatgatgacgatgattACAAACCTTCGGCTACATCTATCCAGCCTACCtacttcaaaaaaaagaatgatcTCATCTTGGACCCAATAAACTGTAATAAATCATTGAGTAAGGTTTTTAGAGATTTATCTCGTCGTTCGTGGCAACATTCGAAACCGAGGGAACCAATAggtatttttattttaccaAACGAAACCTTGTTCATCAGAGCCAATAACTTGAATGCTTACATGGACGCTAATAGATTTGTACTAAAGATAAAATCACAAACGATGTTCACGAAAAATATACAGATTCAATCTGCCGCTATCGGTGCTGATGCCATAGTAGATCCCAAATGCCAAATCTCTGCTCATAGTAATGTCAAGATGTCTGTTCTCGGTACTCAGGCCAATATTGGTTCCAGATGTCGTGTTGCAGGGTCTCTCTTATTTCCTGGAGTCCATCTTGGTGACGAAGTAATCCTGGAAAATTGTATTATTGGACCTATGGCAAAAATCGGTTCAAAGTGTAAACTCAGCAATTGTTATATCGAAGGCCATTATGTTGTGGAGCCTAAAAATAACTTTAAAGGTGAAACACTGGCCAACGTTTATttggatgaagatgaggagGACGAGTTAATATATGATGATAGTGTTATTGCTGGAGAAAGTGAAATCGCCGAAGAAACTGACAGTGATGATAGAAGCGATGAAGATTCTGATGATAGTGAATATACCGACGAGTACGAGTACGAAGATGACGGATTATTTGAGCGTTAA
- the RPN8 gene encoding proteasome regulatory particle lid subunit RPN8 (Essential non-ATPase regulatory subunit of the 26S proteasome; has similarity to the human p40 proteasomal subunit and to another S. cerevisiae regulatory subunit, Rpn11p) yields MSLQHEKVTIAPLVLLSALDHYERTQTKENKRCVGVILGDANSSTIRVTNSFALPFEEDEKNSDVWFLDHNYIENMNEMCKKINAKEKLIGWYHSGPKLRASDLKINELFKKYTQNNPLLLIVDVKQQGVGLPTDAYVAIEQVKDDGTSTEKTFLHLPCTIEAEEAEEIGVEHLLRDVRDQAAGGLSIRLTNQLKSLKGLQSKLKDVVEYLDKVINKELPINHTILGKLQDVFNLLPNLGTPDDDEIDVENHDRINISNNLQKALTVKTNDELMVIYISNLVRSIIAFDDLIENKIQNKKIQEQRVKDKQSKVSDDSESESGDKEATAPLIQRKNKKN; encoded by the coding sequence ATGTCTCTACAACACGAGAAAGTTACCATTGCACCACTAGTTTTGCTATCTGCTTTGGATCATTATGAGCGTACGCagacaaaagaaaacaaaagatgCGTTGGTGTCATCTTAGGTGATGCTAACAGTTCCACTATCAGAGTCACTAATTCCTTTGCCTTACcgtttgaagaagatgagaAAAACTCTGACGTGTGGTTTTTAGACCATAATTATATTGAAAACATGAATGAAATGTGTAAAAAGATTAATGCCAAGGAAAAACTCATTGGATGGTATCATAGTGGTCCTAAATTAAGGGCTTCTGACCTCAAGATTAATGAGCtgtttaaaaaatatactcAGAATAATCCGCTATTATTAATTGTTGATGTCAAACAACAAGGTGTTGGTTTACCAACAGATGCATATGTCGCGATTGAGCAAGTTAAGGATGATGGTACGTCTACAGAAAAGACGTTTCTTCATTTGCCTTGTACTATTGAGGCCGAAGAAGCTGAAGAAATTGGTGTAGAACACTTATTGAGAGACGTACGTGATCAAGCAGCAGGTGGCTTATCTATCCGGTTGACCAACCAAttaaaatctttgaaagGATTACAAAGCAAACTAAAAGACGTTGTCGAGTACTTAGACAAAGTCATTAATAAGGAATTACCGATAAACCACACTATATTGGGCAAGCTACAAGATGTTTTCAACCTTTTACCAAATCTGGGAACACctgatgatgacgaaatAGATGTGGAGAATCATGACAGAAttaatatttcaaataactTACAAAAGGCTTTAACTGTGAAAACTAATGATGAATTAATggttatatatataagcAATTTGGTTAGGTCAATTATCGCGTTTGATGATTTgattgaaaacaaaattcaaaataaaaaaattcaagaacaAAGAGTAAAGGACAAACAATCAAAAGTCTCTGATGACAGTGAGAGTGAGAGTGGTGACAAAGAAGCAACTGCGCCATTGATCCAAcgaaagaacaagaaaaattaa
- the GPN2 gene encoding GTPase GPN2 (Putative GTPase with a specific role in RNA pol II and polIII biogenesis; involved in the assembly and subsequent nuclear import of RNA polymerases II and III; required for establishment of sister chromatid cohesion; contains a Gly-Pro-Asn motif in the G domain; similar to Npa3p and Gpn3p; highly conserved across species and homologous to human gene GPN2/ATPBD1B), whose amino-acid sequence MPFAQIVIGPPGSGKSTYCNGCSQFFNAIGRHSQVVNMDPANDALPYPCAVDIRDFITLEEIMQEQQLGPNGGLMYAVESLDNSIDLFILQIKSLVEEEKAYLVFDCPGQVELFTHHSSLFNIFKKMEKELDIRFCVVNLIDCFYMTSPSQYISILLLALRSMLMMDLPHINVFSKIDMLKSYGELPFRLDYYTEVQDLDYLEPYIEKEGSSVLGKKYSKLTETIKELVSDFNLVSFEVLSVDDKESMINLQGVIDKANGYIFGASEVGGDTVWAEASREGALIANYDIQDRWIDNKEKYDKEEEEKRTALLKEQELQNKAVDVNEEDEWENALKEWEEKQGMDFVR is encoded by the coding sequence ATGCCCTTCGCTCAGATTGTTATTGGTCCACCAGGTTCAGGGAAGTCAACCTATTGCAACGGCTGCTCACAGTTCTTCAATGCCATCGGAAGACATTCCCAGGTAGTGAATATGGATCCTGCTAATGATGCCTTACCTTACCCATGCGCTGTGGATATTCGTGATTTTATAACATTAGAGGAGATCATGCAAGAGCAACAGTTAGGCCCTAATGGAGGTTTGATGTATGCTGTTGAATCATTGGATAATTCTATTGATTTGTTCATTTTACAGATCAAGTCACttgtagaagaagaaaaagcatATCTTGTATTCGACTGTCCGGGCCAAGTGGAGCTATTTACTCATCACTCATCTTTGTTCAAcatctttaaaaaaatggaaaaggaaTTGGACATTAGGTTTTGTGTTGTAAATTTGATTGACTGTTTTTACATGACATCCCCTTCACAATATATCTCGATTTTGTTACTTGCATTGAGGTCTATGTTAATGATGGATCTCCCTCACATCAACgttttttctaaaatagATATGCTGAAATCATACGGAGAATTACCCTTTAGATTAGACTATTATACAGAGGTCCAGGATCTGGATTATTTGGAGCCAtatattgaaaaggaagGCTCTAGTGTACTGGGAAAGAAATATAGCAAGTTAACTGAAACAATCAAAGAGCTAGTCTCAGATTTCAACTTAGTATCATTTGAGGTTTTGTCCGTGGATGACAAAGAAAGTATGATAAATCTTCAAGGTGTTATAGATAAAGCAAATGGCTACATATTCGGCGCATCCGAAGTTGGTGGTGATACCGTGTGGGCTGAGGCTTCGCGAGAAGGTGCATTAATAGCGAATTACGACATTCAAGACAGGTGGATAGACAATAAAGAGAAGtatgataaagaagaagaagaaaaacgtACGGCGTTGttaaaagaacaagaattgCAAAATAAAGCTGTTGATGtgaatgaagaagatgagtGGGAAAATGCGCTGAAGGAGTGGGAAGAGAAACAAGGAATGGATTTTGTTAGGTAG
- the DSE3 gene encoding Dse3p (Daughter cell-specific protein, may help establish daughter fate; relocalizes from bud neck to cytoplasm upon DNA replication stress; interacts with Csm1p): MPRKFLGNKIEKNVDAVRPSSLTLTADDLKYIPPIPQDFEDEDDKVLRTSNGGNRLSKRFGGTLKLKKRLESVPELFLHDFKKRPRSQLEVIREKKFTDMQVPKGPVCPQSTILPLRERKKVKSLPIQRKSLRRPTLSKPAVVQSLGHKTHSDHIIDKVFVSRPAPIVMPVKALTPINPVSLMQTQTQDCCRKNKYGKSGSEILFDEILSAYENVSTSDSTALNSEIDRIIDICASKQIAKKNEAFQVPYVVCPDDTETLFSSTTPKLKPVNSNTLNDVISSPEYTTSGCSTYSDQSNSDEELSEVESIVWNTNKRTMRSSIVSESTSEEGYCTAAETLPSTVSVEDLDIHNKLPKVAQTSSCNTLLNKLSIRKLKKVILDPPKIMHVMTFDDDSDDGDDNDDEDRALNILQKKIDCIEIASCSSSIYSE, encoded by the coding sequence ATGCCAAGAAAGTTTTTGGGcaataaaattgaaaagaatgtTGATGCAGTCAGACCATCTTCGCTAACATTAACAGCTGATGACTTGAAGTATATTCCACCGATACCAcaagattttgaagatgaagatgataagGTTTTACGTACCAGCAACGGTGGTAACAGGTTGTCTAAAAGATTTGGGGGTACACTGAAACTGAAGAAACGGTTAGAGTCTGTTCCAGAATTGTTCTTACATGATTTCAAGAAGAGGCCACGCTCCCAACTTGAGGTGATtagagagaaaaaatttactgACATGCAAGTTCCCAAGGGACCAGTTTGTCCTCAAAGCACGATTCTACCATTAcgagaaagaaagaaggtAAAATCACTAccaattcaaagaaaaagtttaCGTAGGCCGACGCTGTCAAAGCCTGCAGTAGTACAATCTTTAGGGCATAAGACACATTCGGATCATATTATTGATAAAGTGTTTGTCTCTCGCCCGGCCCCAATTGTAATGCCTGTAAAAGCCCTTACTCCTATTAATCCGGTCTCCCTAATGCAAACACAGACACAAGATTGCTgtagaaaaaataagtatGGCAAAAGCGGTAGTGAAATATTGTTTGACGAAATTCTATCAGCCTATGAAAACGTTTCTACAAGCGATTCTACTGCCCTAAATTCAGAAATTGACAGAATTATCGATATATGCGCTTCAAAACAAAtagctaaaaaaaatgaggcATTTCAGGTACCATATGTCGTCTGCCCTGACGACACAGAGACTTTGTTTTCGTCAACAACACCAAAGTTGAAACCTGTCAATTCTAACACATTAAACGATGTCATTTCTAGCCCAGAATACACCACGTCTGGATGCAGTACATACTCTGACCAATCGAATTCAGATGAGGAATTGTCCGAAGTAGAAAGTATAGTATGGAACACGAATAAGAGGACAATGAGATCATCCATTGTGTCTGAAAGCACTAGTGAGGAAGGCTATTGCACTGCTGCGGAGACTTTGCCCTCAACAGTATCAGTGGAAGATCTGGATATACATAACAAGCTTCCAAAAGTTGCACAAACATCATCGTGCAATACGCTTTTGAATAAACTCTCtataagaaaattaaaaaaagtaattcTCGATCCGCCTAAAATAATGCATGTCATGACTTTTGACGATGACAGTGATGATGGAGATGACAACGATGACGAGGATAGGGCTTtgaatattcttcaaaaaaaaattgactGCATTGAAATAGCAAGTTGCAGCAGTAGCATTTACAgcgaataa
- the RBL2 gene encoding Rbl2p (Protein involved in microtubule morphogenesis; required for protection from excess free beta-tubulin; proposed to be involved the folding of beta-tubulin; similar to mouse beta-tubulin cofactor A; protein abundance increases in response to DNA replication stress), with the protein MAPTQLDIKVKALKRLTKEEGYYQQELKDQEAHVAKLKEDKSVDPYDLKKQEEVLDDTKRLLPTLYEKIREFKEDLEQFLKTYQGTEDVSDARSAITSAQELLDSK; encoded by the coding sequence ATGGCACCCACACAATTGGATATAAAAGTCAAGGCCTTGAAGAGGCTGACTAAGGAGGAAGGGTACTACCAACAAGAACTGAAAGATCAGGAAGCACATGTGGCAAAActtaaagaagacaagTCAGTTGACCCATATGACTTGAAGAAACAGGAGGAGGTCCTTGATGACACAAAAAGATTATTACCTACTTTATATGAGAAGATTAGAGAATTTAAAGAGGATTTAGAACAATTTCTAAAAACTTACCAGGGTACCGAAGATGTCAGTGATGCAAGATCCGCTATTACGTCTGCACAGGAATTACTCGATTCTAAATAA